Proteins from a genomic interval of Treponema brennaborense DSM 12168:
- a CDS encoding potassium/proton antiporter — protein MSAPLLLVFGILIVAGTFASKISSRSGIPVLLIFLAIGMIAGSDVLNLIYFDNYEIARDLANFALMFILFDSGFNTKRANLKKYFGPSLTLATVGIIVTALCLGVLIHFLLKMDWLYSFLIGSIISSTDAAAVMTIMRERPVKSHVSSTLEIESAANDPMAILLTLFMVNLVQNAGSAAPSDYLLFVARLAWQFGGGILTGFVLSKVAVWLFNHFGSGNQAMFYVLYVGSVLSIYSTADIMGANGTIAVFFAGYWMGNTDFVFRRGVSHFISGVSSFANMFVFLLLGILVFPRSVAGVWQEGLILAAALIFIARPVTVFLCTAPFRFSFKDRLFISWGGLKGAVPVVLATYPAAFGLDPDSLIFNIVFFVVALSCLLQGTTLSFLAEKLGLSVSKQVHSPYSLELFALDKTEFDVVDVQIHEDSPWSGKRLAELSLPEDIVVSSMVRDGKILSPRGNTLIHNDDILFIMGSPDRIEQVVAGGGAETTVAELHDGRAEDTP, from the coding sequence ATGTCCGCCCCCCTTTTGCTCGTTTTCGGTATACTGATCGTTGCCGGTACGTTCGCTTCAAAAATCAGTTCCCGCTCGGGAATTCCGGTGCTGCTGATATTTCTTGCAATCGGTATGATAGCCGGAAGCGACGTTCTGAATCTGATTTATTTTGACAATTACGAGATTGCGCGCGATCTTGCAAACTTTGCGCTGATGTTCATTTTGTTCGACAGCGGCTTTAATACGAAACGCGCCAATCTGAAAAAATATTTCGGCCCGTCGCTGACGCTCGCGACGGTCGGTATTATCGTAACGGCGCTCTGTCTGGGCGTGCTGATTCATTTTCTGCTCAAAATGGACTGGCTGTATTCGTTCCTGATAGGTTCCATTATTTCTTCTACGGACGCGGCCGCCGTCATGACCATTATGCGCGAACGTCCGGTAAAAAGTCACGTATCTTCCACGCTCGAAATCGAATCCGCCGCGAACGATCCGATGGCAATTCTGCTGACGCTTTTTATGGTCAATTTGGTGCAGAACGCGGGCAGCGCCGCCCCGTCCGATTATCTGCTGTTCGTTGCGCGGCTGGCATGGCAGTTCGGCGGCGGAATTCTTACCGGATTCGTGCTGAGTAAAGTCGCAGTGTGGCTGTTCAATCATTTCGGCAGCGGAAATCAGGCGATGTTTTACGTTTTATACGTCGGATCCGTGCTGTCCATTTACAGTACGGCGGATATTATGGGGGCGAACGGTACGATCGCCGTCTTTTTTGCCGGATACTGGATGGGCAATACAGATTTCGTGTTCCGCCGCGGCGTTTCACATTTCATATCCGGCGTTTCCTCGTTTGCGAACATGTTCGTGTTTTTGCTGCTCGGTATATTGGTTTTTCCCCGTTCCGTTGCCGGCGTTTGGCAGGAAGGTTTGATTCTTGCCGCGGCGCTGATTTTTATCGCCCGGCCGGTTACGGTGTTTTTGTGTACGGCTCCGTTCCGGTTTTCGTTCAAAGACCGTCTGTTCATTTCCTGGGGCGGACTTAAAGGTGCGGTGCCGGTCGTGCTTGCAACGTATCCGGCTGCGTTCGGACTTGACCCGGATTCGCTGATTTTTAACATCGTGTTTTTCGTCGTAGCGCTTTCCTGTCTGCTGCAGGGTACGACGCTGTCGTTTTTAGCGGAAAAGCTTGGCCTGTCCGTTTCAAAGCAGGTACATTCGCCGTATTCGCTGGAGTTGTTCGCTCTGGATAAAACGGAGTTCGACGTAGTCGACGTGCAGATTCACGAAGATTCGCCGTGGAGCGGTAAACGCCTCGCAGAGCTTTCCCTGCCGGAAGATATCGTCGTGTCGTCTATGGTGCGCGACGGAAAAATCCTGTCACCGCGGGGCAACACGTTGATACATAACGACGATATCCTGTTCATTATGGGAAGTCCCGACCGTATCGAGCAGGTAGTGGCCGGCGGCGGAGCGGAAACGACCGTCGCCGAACTTCACGACGGTCGCGCGGAAGATACGCCGTAA
- a CDS encoding ATP-binding cassette domain-containing protein, giving the protein MNLLSVKELAKMGREQPLFTGVTFGLDEGEKAALIGKNGCGKSTLLNCIAGKLAPDDGSVVTAKNCGVSFLPQNPQFNADDTIREHIFKSESSKLAVIREYEQSCGALSDAAGLTAAQRLRFDALTEQMTDRDLWNYETHVKQVLSTLGITELDRTMGTLSGGMVKKVALAQVLIDDTKLLLLDEPTNHLDISAIAWLEEYLRTTNRAVLMVTHDRYFLDNVCSSIYELARARLKLYSGNYSQYLEKKETEAQIEANTERRIESVLRTEREWLLRGPQARGTKARARVDAIHRLINREKFAQDKGFTFETTGRRLGGKILELDQVSKTWRSADGTPRTVVSDFSYVFKKGEKLGIFGENGAGKTTLLNILTGTIAPDTGTVTKGENTVFAYYLQNPVLADPAPESDAPTVLEYILETAEVITMNNGKTLSAAKMLELFGFEGKIQYSPVTALSGGERKRLYLVRLLMMNPNFLVLDEPTNDFDIFTMSALESFLETYSGCLVVVSHDRCFMDKTADTLLILDGSGGVSGFVGSCSEYIAHRKETERSAQEKEKRTKAEQTAAKTENNASAAQNADGTPRAVKRRTYKEQREFEALEADIMSAEERKKTLEALLSGGETDYGKMGDLSAEYRELTAALEAKYARWEELGILGEN; this is encoded by the coding sequence ATGAATCTGCTTTCCGTAAAAGAACTTGCAAAAATGGGGCGCGAACAGCCGCTGTTCACCGGCGTTACGTTCGGTCTCGACGAGGGCGAAAAAGCCGCTCTCATCGGTAAAAACGGGTGCGGCAAAAGTACGCTGCTCAATTGCATCGCGGGCAAACTCGCGCCGGACGACGGTTCCGTCGTAACGGCTAAAAACTGCGGCGTGTCGTTTCTGCCGCAAAATCCGCAATTCAACGCGGACGACACGATCCGGGAGCATATTTTCAAGTCGGAAAGCAGCAAACTCGCCGTTATCCGCGAATACGAACAGTCGTGCGGCGCACTGTCCGATGCGGCGGGACTGACGGCGGCGCAGCGGCTCCGGTTCGACGCGCTGACTGAACAGATGACCGACCGCGATCTGTGGAATTACGAAACGCACGTAAAACAGGTGCTGTCGACGCTCGGCATAACGGAGCTCGACCGTACGATGGGAACGCTTTCGGGCGGTATGGTCAAAAAAGTCGCCCTCGCGCAAGTGCTCATCGACGACACCAAATTACTGCTGCTCGACGAACCGACGAACCACTTGGACATTTCGGCTATCGCCTGGCTCGAGGAATATTTACGCACGACGAACCGCGCGGTGCTTATGGTAACGCACGACCGGTATTTTCTGGACAACGTCTGTTCGTCCATTTACGAGTTGGCGCGCGCACGATTGAAACTGTACAGCGGCAATTATTCACAATATCTTGAAAAAAAGGAAACCGAAGCGCAAATAGAGGCGAACACGGAGCGCCGTATCGAATCGGTGCTGAGAACGGAACGGGAATGGCTGCTGCGCGGTCCGCAGGCGCGCGGAACCAAAGCCCGCGCCCGCGTGGACGCGATACATCGGCTCATCAACCGTGAAAAGTTTGCGCAGGATAAAGGCTTTACGTTTGAAACCACCGGGCGGCGCCTCGGCGGTAAAATTCTTGAACTCGATCAGGTGAGCAAAACGTGGCGCTCGGCCGACGGTACGCCGCGCACGGTCGTTTCGGATTTTTCATACGTATTCAAAAAAGGCGAAAAACTCGGTATATTCGGCGAAAACGGCGCGGGAAAAACGACGCTGCTCAACATATTGACGGGAACGATCGCCCCCGATACCGGGACGGTTACCAAAGGCGAAAACACCGTATTCGCTTATTATCTGCAAAATCCGGTACTCGCCGATCCTGCTCCCGAAAGCGACGCGCCCACGGTACTCGAATATATCCTTGAAACGGCGGAAGTCATCACCATGAACAACGGAAAAACGCTTTCCGCCGCAAAAATGCTGGAACTGTTCGGTTTTGAAGGCAAAATCCAGTATTCGCCGGTAACCGCGCTCTCAGGCGGCGAACGCAAACGCCTCTATTTGGTGCGGCTGCTCATGATGAATCCGAATTTTCTCGTGCTCGACGAACCGACGAACGATTTCGACATATTTACCATGTCGGCGCTTGAATCTTTTTTGGAGACGTACAGCGGATGTCTGGTCGTCGTGTCGCACGACCGCTGTTTTATGGACAAAACGGCGGACACGCTGCTGATTCTTGACGGCAGCGGCGGCGTGTCCGGCTTCGTCGGCTCCTGCTCGGAATACATAGCGCACCGCAAAGAAACCGAACGAAGCGCGCAGGAAAAAGAAAAACGGACGAAGGCAGAACAAACCGCCGCAAAAACCGAAAATAACGCGTCCGCGGCTCAAAACGCGGACGGCACGCCGCGCGCCGTGAAACGCCGGACCTATAAGGAACAAAGGGAATTTGAAGCGCTTGAAGCGGACATAATGAGTGCGGAAGAGCGCAAAAAAACGCTTGAAGCGCTGCTTTCCGGCGGCGAAACCGACTACGGTAAAATGGGCGATTTAAGCGCGGAATACCGCGAACTCACGGCCGCGCTTGAAGCGAAATACGCGCGCTGGGAAGAACTCGGTATTCTGGGCGAAAACTGA
- the proB gene encoding glutamate 5-kinase produces the protein MCERKNKRYRIVVKVGTSTLTNENGKSDLRSFDKIAYALSDISNRGYDVILVTSGAIAVGKNKITIENPTAMASKQAAAAVGQCSIMYLYDKFFSDYDKTIAQILLNAEDIQQEEKKENLMNTFNALLETGVIPVVNENDSVSYTEIESHERLFGDNDMLSAVVAVLCKADKLIIFSDIDGFYDKDPRLYADAKRIEKVDKIDDRIYSLAGGAGSRRGTGGMRTKIQAASLAAAQGIDTIITNGKRITELYEIVGGKNIGTVFTG, from the coding sequence ATGTGTGAAAGAAAAAACAAGCGGTATCGAATCGTCGTAAAAGTCGGAACATCAACGTTGACGAATGAAAACGGAAAAAGCGACTTGCGCTCTTTTGATAAGATTGCATACGCTCTTTCGGATATAAGCAACAGAGGTTACGACGTGATACTCGTTACGTCCGGAGCAATTGCCGTCGGAAAAAATAAAATTACCATCGAAAATCCGACCGCAATGGCTTCAAAACAAGCTGCGGCGGCAGTCGGCCAATGCAGCATTATGTATTTGTACGACAAGTTTTTCAGCGATTACGATAAAACCATCGCTCAAATCCTTTTGAATGCGGAAGATATTCAGCAGGAAGAAAAAAAAGAAAACCTGATGAACACGTTTAATGCATTGTTGGAAACAGGCGTAATTCCCGTCGTGAATGAGAACGATTCGGTCAGCTATACCGAAATAGAATCGCACGAACGGCTGTTCGGCGACAACGACATGCTTTCCGCCGTAGTCGCGGTTCTTTGCAAAGCGGATAAACTGATTATTTTTTCCGATATAGACGGCTTTTACGATAAAGATCCCCGTTTGTATGCGGACGCGAAACGTATCGAAAAAGTGGATAAGATCGACGACCGCATTTATTCGCTCGCCGGAGGAGCCGGTTCACGAAGAGGAACCGGCGGTATGCGGACAAAGATTCAAGCCGCGTCATTGGCGGCGGCACAAGGAATCGATACGATCATCACGAACGGTAAAAGAATTACGGAACTGTATGAAATCGTTGGCGGAAAAAATATCGGAACGGTATTTACCGGATAA
- a CDS encoding LysR family transcriptional regulator codes for MDSMNLQKYKTFIKTVECGSFTKAAGLLNYSQSAVSRMIDDLEKEWQVSLLERSRKGVKLTSDGMKLLPYARKVCDEYDNLQAAIDEVTGLQSGLIRIGTFSSVATHRLPRIIKKFRKDYPNIEYELLLGDYYETESWIMDGRVDCGFLLEPTATDFEVISLETDRLLAVLPAKHPLANCRKFPVKALCDDPFLLLEKGGKCEVRDFLEKNGISPKISFTTWDDYAIMAMVENDFGISILPELILERNPYNIVTKELDIPAFRKICFAFRNNGTTSVAVKKFTEYLSCR; via the coding sequence ATGGATTCAATGAACCTGCAGAAATACAAAACGTTCATAAAAACCGTCGAATGCGGCAGTTTTACCAAGGCGGCCGGCCTGCTCAATTATTCTCAATCGGCTGTAAGCAGAATGATAGATGATCTGGAAAAGGAATGGCAGGTTTCGTTGTTGGAAAGAAGCAGAAAAGGCGTTAAACTTACTTCCGACGGGATGAAACTGCTGCCGTATGCAAGAAAAGTTTGTGATGAATACGATAATCTGCAGGCTGCCATTGATGAAGTTACCGGTTTGCAGTCGGGATTAATCCGTATCGGAACTTTTTCAAGCGTCGCGACGCATCGGCTGCCTCGGATCATAAAAAAATTTCGGAAAGATTATCCTAATATAGAATATGAATTGCTGCTTGGAGATTACTACGAAACGGAAAGTTGGATTATGGATGGCCGTGTTGACTGCGGTTTTTTATTGGAACCGACGGCGACGGATTTTGAGGTTATTTCTTTGGAAACGGATCGGCTGCTTGCCGTGCTGCCTGCAAAGCATCCGCTGGCAAACTGCCGGAAATTTCCCGTAAAAGCGCTTTGTGATGATCCGTTTCTGCTGCTTGAAAAAGGCGGAAAATGCGAAGTAAGGGATTTTCTGGAAAAAAACGGAATATCGCCTAAAATAAGTTTTACTACCTGGGACGACTATGCGATAATGGCCATGGTGGAAAACGACTTCGGAATCAGTATATTGCCGGAGTTAATATTGGAACGGAATCCGTATAACATAGTTACGAAAGAATTGGATATTCCGGCTTTCCGGAAAATCTGTTTTGCTTTCAGAAATAACGGAACGACTTCCGTCGCCGTAAAAAAGTTTACGGAGTATTTGTCGTGCAGATAA
- a CDS encoding YitT family protein — protein MTLKKPAAPPPVCGTDSPPRSPAKPLLMNPFIRFALVLLAAVLMAVNVNSFVHSAGLFPGGFMGLTLLIQEIGKRFFNLAIPFTPINLVLNAVPIVISFRFIGRKFTVYSCVMIVITAFLTDLIPAFPVTDDVLLSAVFGGLVNACAISLCLFAGATSGGTDFVAIFISERYGRDAWNYILVFNIVVLTAAGILFGWNKALYSIIFQFTATQTLQVLYRRYQKTTLLIITDNAESLYKIIREETHHDATVFNGTGCYGKTDKTMLYSVISGDEARKLVPKIRRCDPAAFINVLKSEQIKGRFYNRPKD, from the coding sequence ATGACGTTAAAAAAACCGGCAGCGCCGCCGCCCGTCTGCGGTACCGATTCACCGCCACGGTCGCCGGCAAAGCCGCTGCTTATGAATCCTTTTATCCGTTTTGCTCTGGTATTGCTTGCCGCCGTTTTGATGGCAGTCAACGTGAATTCGTTCGTGCACAGTGCGGGCCTGTTTCCCGGCGGCTTTATGGGGCTGACGCTGCTTATTCAGGAAATCGGAAAACGGTTTTTCAATCTGGCCATTCCGTTCACGCCGATAAATCTGGTGCTGAACGCCGTCCCCATCGTGATCAGTTTCCGTTTTATCGGCCGTAAATTCACCGTGTATTCCTGCGTTATGATCGTGATTACGGCGTTTTTGACCGATCTGATTCCGGCGTTTCCGGTTACGGACGACGTCCTGTTGTCGGCCGTGTTCGGCGGACTCGTGAACGCGTGCGCTATCAGCTTGTGCCTGTTCGCGGGAGCAACGAGCGGCGGCACGGATTTCGTCGCCATTTTCATCTCCGAACGGTACGGCCGGGACGCGTGGAATTATATCCTCGTATTCAACATCGTCGTCCTGACCGCCGCGGGAATTCTGTTCGGCTGGAATAAAGCGCTGTATTCCATCATTTTTCAGTTTACGGCGACGCAGACGCTGCAAGTTCTGTACCGTCGGTATCAGAAAACGACGCTGCTCATCATCACCGACAACGCGGAGTCCCTATATAAAATTATCCGCGAAGAAACGCATCACGACGCTACCGTTTTTAACGGAACGGGATGCTACGGCAAAACCGATAAAACCATGCTGTATTCCGTTATTTCGGGAGACGAAGCGCGGAAATTGGTTCCCAAAATTCGCCGCTGTGATCCGGCGGCGTTCATAAACGTGCTCAAATCGGAACAGATAAAAGGCCGATTTTATAATCGCCCCAAAGATTGA
- a CDS encoding flavocytochrome c, whose protein sequence is MNRIGKFVAAFAAAVLLVVAAGCSSKDAYKPGVYSATADGNNGPIAVEVTVSKSKIESVKITESSESDFTSGAVDSIIAKVIAANGTAGIDAVSGATYTSNGLLAAINAAVAQAATGAAVSGNASAQTKAEDASCDIVIIGAGGAGLSAATEAASKGAKVIVVEKMPIIGGNTNYATGGLNASETSVQKKLGIEDSNEVFYNDTMTGGKNLNDPALVREMVEQSAETVDWLIGLGADLSDVGKMAGSTNKRTHRPQGGAAVGSHLTQVLTAAVKKAGVDLRLETKATEILSKDGAAAGIKVSSPAGDYTINAKAVVVTTGGFGANPELVVAYKPSLAGFGTTNHPGATGDAIKLVTPFSAAFVDMDQIQTHPTVVPVKNTMITEAVRGNGAIMVNREGKRFSSELATRDVMSEAILNQTGKTAYLVFDHGVRESLSAIESYVKQGLLTTADTPEALAGALGIDPTAFAATIASYNKAVADKKDAEFGRNDLPRALDKGPYYAVEVGPAVHHTMGGLKINPAAEVLNTSGAVIPGLFAAGEVTGGVHGANRLGGNAVADITVFGKIAGDNAARYAVSR, encoded by the coding sequence ATGAACCGAATTGGAAAATTTGTTGCCGCGTTCGCCGCGGCAGTCCTTCTTGTCGTTGCGGCAGGATGCAGCTCGAAAGACGCGTATAAACCCGGTGTTTATTCAGCGACAGCCGACGGAAACAACGGTCCTATCGCGGTTGAAGTGACGGTCAGTAAATCGAAAATCGAATCCGTCAAAATAACCGAAAGCAGCGAGTCCGATTTTACGTCCGGTGCGGTCGATTCGATTATTGCGAAGGTAATCGCGGCCAACGGAACCGCCGGTATCGACGCCGTCAGCGGCGCTACGTATACGTCGAACGGCCTGCTCGCCGCTATCAACGCCGCCGTGGCTCAGGCTGCGACCGGCGCCGCCGTCAGCGGTAACGCGTCCGCACAGACGAAAGCCGAGGACGCAAGCTGCGACATCGTCATCATCGGAGCCGGCGGCGCGGGATTGTCCGCAGCTACCGAAGCCGCTTCAAAAGGTGCGAAAGTCATCGTCGTTGAAAAAATGCCGATCATCGGCGGCAACACGAACTACGCTACCGGCGGTTTGAACGCTTCCGAAACGTCCGTCCAGAAAAAATTGGGCATTGAAGATTCAAACGAAGTGTTTTACAACGACACCATGACCGGCGGTAAAAACCTGAACGACCCGGCGCTCGTCCGTGAAATGGTAGAACAGTCGGCAGAAACCGTCGACTGGCTTATCGGCCTCGGCGCGGACTTGTCCGACGTCGGTAAAATGGCCGGTTCCACCAACAAACGCACGCACCGTCCGCAAGGCGGCGCCGCCGTCGGTAGCCATCTGACGCAGGTGCTTACCGCTGCCGTTAAAAAAGCGGGAGTCGATCTGCGGCTCGAAACGAAAGCGACGGAAATCCTGTCCAAAGACGGCGCTGCGGCCGGAATTAAAGTTTCAAGTCCCGCCGGTGATTATACGATCAATGCGAAAGCCGTTGTCGTTACGACCGGCGGATTCGGCGCGAATCCCGAGCTTGTCGTTGCGTATAAACCTTCGCTTGCCGGTTTCGGGACGACCAATCACCCCGGAGCGACCGGCGACGCGATCAAACTGGTAACGCCGTTCAGCGCCGCGTTCGTCGATATGGATCAGATTCAAACGCATCCGACCGTCGTTCCCGTCAAAAACACCATGATCACCGAAGCCGTCCGCGGCAACGGAGCCATTATGGTTAACCGTGAAGGCAAACGTTTTTCTTCCGAATTGGCGACGCGCGACGTCATGTCCGAAGCGATTCTGAACCAAACCGGAAAAACCGCCTACCTCGTATTCGATCATGGCGTGCGTGAATCGCTGTCCGCGATCGAATCTTACGTAAAACAGGGATTGCTCACCACCGCCGACACCCCCGAAGCGCTTGCCGGTGCGCTCGGCATAGATCCGACTGCGTTTGCCGCAACGATCGCTTCGTACAATAAAGCCGTCGCGGATAAAAAAGACGCGGAATTCGGCCGCAACGACCTGCCGCGCGCTTTGGACAAAGGTCCGTACTACGCCGTTGAAGTGGGCCCCGCCGTTCACCACACGATGGGCGGACTCAAAATCAATCCCGCCGCGGAAGTTCTCAATACGTCCGGCGCCGTTATTCCCGGACTGTTCGCCGCAGGTGAAGTAACCGGCGGCGTGCACGGTGCGAACCGCCTCGGCGGCAACGCCGTTGCAGACATCACCGTGTTCGGAAAAATCGCGGGCGACAACGCCGCCCGTTACGCCGTCAGCCGCTGA
- a CDS encoding LacI family DNA-binding transcriptional regulator yields the protein MARITMQDIADELGVSRISVWKVFNNVDTVSPVLKSRILDKASELGYVKAAQLAESRLCGGETNVAVVVSRPESSTFWSTIIHSMAETFSCEKVNLLYVYVPSRYSADFVFPEILRHHMVDGIVVINVYDTEILDMLNALPMAKVFLDITTDYPFLRLKGDLVLLEGKQTVKLITGDLIRNGCTRIGFIGDIKYALTNKLRYEGYTAAITEAGLVCENDYLFYDKIGINEYYASISDYLDSVTSFPDAYVCVSDFVAHFIYRYFLEHPRRLKNPLVVTGYDGSFEYPAVADSITTARVDTRKIGKLLADRICYRIKNPSMPKEISYVFPEVILKDSCLTPVI from the coding sequence ATGGCTAGAATAACGATGCAGGATATTGCTGACGAGTTGGGAGTTTCCCGTATCAGCGTATGGAAAGTATTCAACAATGTCGACACTGTTTCTCCTGTGCTGAAAAGTCGTATACTTGATAAGGCCTCCGAACTCGGCTACGTCAAAGCTGCGCAGCTTGCCGAGTCCCGTTTGTGCGGCGGAGAAACGAACGTAGCCGTCGTTGTGAGCCGTCCCGAGTCTTCAACGTTTTGGTCGACGATAATACACAGCATGGCGGAAACTTTTTCATGTGAAAAAGTCAATCTGCTTTACGTGTACGTTCCTTCCCGATATTCCGCGGATTTCGTGTTTCCGGAAATATTGCGGCATCATATGGTAGACGGAATCGTAGTGATCAACGTATATGATACGGAAATTCTCGATATGCTTAACGCGCTTCCCATGGCGAAAGTTTTTTTGGATATCACGACGGATTATCCGTTTCTGCGTCTGAAAGGCGATCTCGTTTTACTTGAAGGAAAACAGACGGTAAAATTGATTACCGGAGATCTGATCCGAAACGGATGTACCCGAATCGGTTTTATCGGAGACATAAAATACGCGCTGACCAATAAATTGCGCTACGAAGGCTATACCGCTGCCATAACGGAAGCCGGGCTGGTGTGCGAAAATGACTATCTTTTTTATGATAAAATAGGGATAAACGAATACTATGCGTCCATATCGGATTATTTGGATTCGGTAACTTCTTTTCCCGACGCGTACGTGTGCGTTTCCGATTTCGTTGCGCATTTTATTTACCGCTATTTTCTTGAACACCCCCGAAGATTGAAAAATCCGCTCGTCGTTACCGGGTACGACGGCAGTTTTGAATATCCGGCCGTCGCCGATTCCATCACTACGGCCCGCGTCGATACTCGTAAAATCGGAAAACTGCTTGCCGATAGGATCTGCTACAGAATAAAAAATCCGTCCATGCCGAAAGAAATATCGTACGTTTTTCCGGAAGTCATACTGAAAGACAGTTGTCTGACGCCCGTCATCTGA
- a CDS encoding ABC transporter permease, whose product MKNRKSRWTKDDTELTFLCFPTLVWYFLFSYLPMFGIVIAFKNYRVSPGHGFIYSLFHSKTVWFDNFKFFITSPDFPILLRNTFLYNSAFIVLGIIIPVALAIILTNIHSGFKSKCYQTLMFFPHFMSWVVVSYFVYAFLSPDKGFLNMVLAASGKQTINWYADARYWPVILIFMNLWKTTGYTMVVYLAAITGVDGTMYEAAVIDGATKWQQTKRITIPSILPIIIMMFLLNVGKIFYSDFGLFYQITQRVPQPLYGVASTFDTYIYNAIQSGIPLGLNAAATFFQSIACCITVMLANAVVKRIDPDSAII is encoded by the coding sequence ATGAAAAACAGGAAATCGCGCTGGACAAAAGACGATACGGAACTGACGTTTTTGTGCTTTCCGACGCTCGTTTGGTATTTTCTTTTCAGTTACCTTCCTATGTTCGGTATCGTTATCGCTTTTAAAAATTACCGGGTGTCGCCGGGGCACGGATTCATTTACAGTTTATTTCACAGTAAAACCGTGTGGTTCGATAATTTCAAATTTTTTATTACCAGTCCCGATTTTCCGATACTGTTGCGCAATACGTTCCTGTATAATTCTGCGTTTATCGTTCTCGGAATTATCATTCCCGTAGCTTTGGCAATTATTCTGACCAATATCCATTCGGGTTTTAAAAGCAAATGTTATCAAACGCTTATGTTTTTTCCCCATTTTATGAGTTGGGTCGTCGTCAGCTATTTCGTATACGCGTTTTTGAGTCCCGATAAAGGCTTTTTGAATATGGTTTTGGCTGCTTCGGGAAAACAGACGATCAATTGGTACGCGGATGCGCGCTATTGGCCGGTCATTCTGATATTTATGAATTTATGGAAAACGACCGGATATACTATGGTCGTGTATCTTGCGGCGATAACCGGCGTGGACGGAACGATGTATGAAGCCGCCGTAATCGACGGTGCGACGAAATGGCAGCAAACGAAGCGGATTACCATTCCGTCAATCCTGCCGATCATCATCATGATGTTCCTTTTGAATGTCGGTAAGATTTTCTATTCGGACTTCGGGCTTTTTTATCAGATTACGCAGCGGGTTCCGCAGCCGCTGTACGGCGTCGCTTCAACGTTCGACACGTACATTTACAATGCCATCCAATCCGGTATTCCGCTCGGACTGAATGCGGCGGCGACTTTCTTTCAATCGATTGCCTGTTGTATTACCGTTATGCTCGCCAACGCGGTCGTCAAGCGTATCGATCCCGACAGTGCGATAATTTGA
- a CDS encoding carbohydrate ABC transporter permease: MQKKLSVYEYNSISKPVDFLYNVILSLCALICIVPVIFVFMISITGNDSLMRNGYQFIPSSVSPEAYLFLWNEKSTIAHSFLISVLVTGSGCVIGLVLTTTMGYVMSRPAYRLKKFVMWVVFIPMIFNGGMFSSYVVNTQLLHLRNSIWALILPIAVSSFNVIIARTFFRTGIPDSLIESAKLDGASQLSIFTRIVLPVSTPLLATIGIFLAFGYWNDWFLSSLYINDTSLISLQALLDNILKNIQFITNNPSIGVSLEQYRANMPTESVRMAIAVVIVVPIACAYPFFQRYFIKGLTVGAIKG; encoded by the coding sequence ATGCAAAAAAAGCTTTCCGTCTATGAATATAACAGTATAAGCAAACCGGTCGATTTTCTGTACAATGTGATTCTGTCGCTGTGTGCGCTGATATGCATCGTTCCGGTGATTTTCGTATTCATGATAAGCATCACCGGCAACGACAGCCTGATGAGAAACGGGTACCAGTTCATACCGTCGTCGGTATCGCCCGAAGCGTATCTGTTCCTTTGGAATGAAAAAAGTACCATTGCGCACTCCTTTTTGATTTCGGTTCTCGTTACCGGCAGCGGCTGCGTGATCGGCCTTGTGCTCACTACGACGATGGGCTACGTCATGAGCCGCCCCGCTTACCGTCTGAAGAAGTTCGTTATGTGGGTCGTGTTTATCCCCATGATATTCAACGGCGGCATGTTTTCATCGTACGTCGTCAATACGCAGTTGCTGCATTTGCGGAATTCGATTTGGGCTTTGATTCTTCCGATCGCCGTTTCGTCTTTCAACGTGATCATTGCCCGGACGTTTTTCAGAACCGGCATTCCCGATTCCCTTATCGAATCGGCGAAACTCGACGGAGCCAGTCAGCTTTCGATTTTTACCCGAATCGTTTTACCCGTTTCGACGCCGCTTTTGGCGACTATCGGTATTTTTCTGGCGTTCGGATATTGGAACGATTGGTTTTTATCAAGTTTGTATATCAACGATACGTCGCTTATTTCACTGCAGGCATTGCTGGACAACATACTTAAAAATATCCAGTTTATTACCAATAATCCGTCTATCGGCGTCTCTTTGGAACAATACCGGGCAAATATGCCGACCGAGTCGGTGCGTATGGCGATCGCCGTCGTAATCGTCGTGCCGATTGCGTGCGCGTATCCTTTTTTTCAGCGTTATTTTATAAAAGGTCTCACCGTCGGTGCGATAAAAGGTTGA